A part of Eubacterium sp. AB3007 genomic DNA contains:
- a CDS encoding amidohydrolase gives MSKILFNGKVYLDRGEFREALLIEGDRIQAVGSNEEIRALASSDTEFIDCEGRTVIPGLNDSHMHFMQFGETRNQAMIEDVTSIDEMIEVCKRFANEHPQSVKDGIHAIGWNQDNFRDSDRLPDRHDLDKISTDIPIVLERVCGHIVSTNSKLISMLDMSVFKEEDYMVGEDGEPNGIFKGNGTNLAKKIVPDFSMEERYRIMLEAMDYAAAHGLTSVQSNDIGTTFMDGPAAFDLLHRIYDSGKAKVRYRHQVCFNDFEAFQDYIENGEFAHKEELYPEGSWLTLGPLKLFKDGSLGARTALVSGGYVDDRDNHGLEWMSNEDMDRYCALAAKHGLQVVTHAIGDEALSRTIDSYEKAFVDGKNKLRHVLNHVQITDPALIKRIADLDILTSVQPIFLDYDMRILNDLLGEELGATSYAWKSLSEAGVHVSYGTDCPVEDCNPFPNIYCAVTRKNKAGSPEGGFNPQECVDVETAIDAYTTGSAYNEFMEEEKGRLRAGFYADLVVLDKDIFTVDPEEISSILPVLTMVGGRIVYRRA, from the coding sequence ATGAGTAAGATTTTGTTCAATGGAAAGGTATATTTAGACCGTGGGGAGTTCCGTGAGGCACTCCTGATCGAGGGGGACCGGATCCAGGCCGTCGGCAGCAACGAGGAGATCCGCGCGCTGGCCAGTTCAGATACAGAGTTCATCGACTGTGAAGGCCGTACAGTGATCCCGGGGCTCAACGATTCCCATATGCACTTCATGCAGTTCGGAGAGACCAGAAACCAGGCCATGATCGAGGACGTGACCTCCATCGATGAGATGATTGAGGTCTGCAAGAGGTTTGCGAATGAGCATCCGCAAAGCGTGAAAGACGGGATCCATGCCATCGGCTGGAACCAGGACAACTTCAGGGATTCCGACAGACTACCGGATCGTCATGACCTGGACAAGATTAGTACGGATATCCCCATCGTGTTGGAGCGCGTCTGCGGTCATATTGTATCCACCAACTCTAAGCTGATCAGCATGCTGGATATGAGCGTATTCAAGGAAGAGGATTATATGGTCGGTGAAGATGGAGAGCCGAATGGGATCTTCAAGGGGAACGGTACCAATTTGGCCAAGAAGATCGTTCCGGATTTCTCCATGGAAGAACGCTACCGCATCATGCTTGAGGCCATGGATTATGCCGCGGCCCACGGACTGACCAGTGTGCAGAGCAACGACATCGGCACCACCTTCATGGACGGACCGGCGGCTTTCGATCTGCTGCACCGTATCTACGACAGCGGGAAGGCCAAGGTCAGATACCGCCATCAGGTATGCTTCAACGATTTCGAGGCTTTTCAGGACTATATCGAGAACGGTGAGTTTGCGCACAAAGAAGAGCTCTACCCGGAAGGTTCCTGGCTGACGCTGGGGCCCCTGAAGCTCTTCAAGGACGGAAGCCTGGGGGCGCGGACGGCTCTGGTTTCCGGTGGGTATGTCGATGACCGCGACAATCACGGGTTGGAATGGATGTCGAACGAGGATATGGACCGGTACTGCGCCCTTGCCGCAAAACACGGTCTGCAGGTCGTGACACACGCCATCGGAGACGAAGCACTGAGCCGTACCATCGACAGTTATGAGAAGGCCTTCGTGGATGGGAAAAACAAACTTCGCCATGTACTAAACCACGTGCAGATCACAGATCCGGCGCTGATTAAGAGGATTGCGGATCTGGACATTCTGACCTCCGTGCAGCCCATCTTCCTGGACTATGACATGAGGATCCTGAACGACCTGCTGGGCGAGGAGCTGGGGGCAACCTCCTATGCGTGGAAGTCTCTCAGCGAGGCGGGCGTGCATGTCTCCTACGGGACAGACTGTCCGGTCGAGGACTGCAATCCATTCCCGAACATCTATTGCGCGGTGACCCGGAAGAACAAAGCCGGGAGCCCAGAGGGCGGATTCAACCCCCAGGAGTGCGTGGATGTGGAAACGGCGATCGACGCATATACGACAGGCAGCGCATACAACGAATTCATGGAAGAAGAGAAGGGAAGACTCAGAGCCGGTTTCTATGCGGATCTGGTGGTTCTCGACAAAGACATCTTTACCGTTGACCCAGAGGAGATCAGTAGCATCCTACCGGTTCTGACCATGGTCGGCGGAAGAATTGTCTACAGAAGAGCATGA
- a CDS encoding APC family permease, with amino-acid sequence MSEKNKVQNLTTEKTDFKREIGVFGGVSIIVGITIGSGIFYLGSYVMERTGMNEGLSLLCWLIAGLISLFAGLCYAELGASIPRAGGRVVYLNEAYHPVFGFMAGFTDWLIGGPGSIAAVSIALMTVIKSFVDISDTGIKVAAIVLIVGATIYNLIGVKVASRIQDVFFVAKIIPIVLIILAAVFAGKATPELSFAGVSAYAVDNNTSVVGMIAIAIVASLWAYEGWSNLNTVAEEIKNPKRNLPLALIIGIGGLTLVYVLFNFAIFRGLDHSEIVNMIESGDLYLGTAVAKKVIGPAGAILVSVGMALSMFGSMNGMILAQPRMYYAMAEEGHFFKSFAKLHPVHKVPTVPIIVQCVLSVILVCLRNLDQLTNLVVLSVMLFNVLVIMAVPILRRKYPDIERPYKVWFYPVSVILVAAIFIGLFVQGAVEDPINGFVGFIVPIVGAIVYFIFDKKNKKEASNE; translated from the coding sequence ATGAGTGAGAAAAACAAAGTACAAAATCTAACTACTGAAAAAACCGATTTCAAACGTGAGATCGGTGTATTCGGAGGAGTCAGCATCATCGTGGGTATCACGATCGGATCCGGTATCTTCTATCTGGGATCCTACGTTATGGAAAGAACCGGAATGAATGAGGGTCTGTCCCTCCTGTGCTGGCTGATCGCAGGTCTCATCTCGCTGTTCGCAGGACTATGTTATGCGGAACTTGGCGCTTCCATCCCCAGAGCTGGTGGGCGTGTTGTCTATCTGAACGAGGCATACCATCCGGTATTCGGGTTTATGGCCGGGTTTACCGATTGGCTGATAGGTGGTCCGGGATCGATCGCGGCTGTATCGATCGCGTTGATGACCGTGATCAAGTCTTTTGTTGATATCAGCGATACCGGGATCAAGGTTGCGGCGATCGTACTGATCGTCGGGGCGACCATCTACAACCTGATCGGTGTCAAGGTGGCATCCAGGATCCAGGATGTATTCTTTGTCGCCAAAATCATCCCTATCGTGCTGATCATCCTGGCGGCGGTATTTGCCGGAAAAGCAACGCCGGAGTTGTCTTTTGCCGGTGTCTCTGCCTATGCGGTAGATAACAACACGAGCGTGGTCGGCATGATCGCCATCGCCATCGTCGCCTCCCTGTGGGCCTACGAAGGCTGGTCCAACCTGAATACCGTAGCCGAGGAGATCAAGAACCCGAAGAGAAACCTGCCACTGGCGCTGATCATTGGAATCGGCGGACTGACACTGGTATACGTGCTCTTCAATTTCGCCATCTTCAGAGGATTGGATCATTCTGAGATCGTAAACATGATCGAGAGCGGAGATCTATACCTGGGAACTGCCGTTGCGAAGAAAGTCATCGGCCCTGCGGGCGCGATCCTGGTATCCGTTGGCATGGCTCTGTCCATGTTCGGTTCCATGAACGGCATGATCCTGGCGCAGCCGAGGATGTACTATGCGATGGCAGAAGAGGGTCATTTCTTTAAGTCTTTCGCCAAGCTGCACCCGGTGCACAAAGTCCCGACGGTTCCAATCATCGTGCAGTGTGTACTGTCCGTCATTCTGGTCTGCCTGCGGAACCTGGATCAACTGACCAATCTGGTGGTCCTTTCCGTCATGCTGTTCAACGTGCTGGTGATCATGGCCGTGCCTATTCTGCGCCGGAAGTACCCGGATATTGAGAGGCCATACAAGGTCTGGTTCTATCCTGTATCCGTCATCCTGGTAGCGGCGATCTTCATTGGGCTTTTCGTCCAGGGCGCCGTCGAAGATCCGATCAATGGATTCGTCGGATTCATAGTACCGATAGTCGGTGCCATCGTATACTTTATCTTTGATAAGAAAAACAAGAAAGAAGCTAGTAATGAGTAA
- a CDS encoding amidohydrolase: MAERTIIKNAHCMTMDHGSRAEWISIRGDRIEAIGNGDAYKALASAEDTVLDARGNTVLPGFIDNHFHLLTGALAKEEVDLSSCRSVEEVCETIRQSAGDREAIIGYGLSEDRMEERRYPTRVELDRCCDDHPVVIYSLDYHTLILNTYAILYYKVPFALPGVELDHKGMPTGIFRERAGGQLDYYICEHFTDGDYQEAIEKFLPDVFASGITTTAAMEGRNCGNGNGRESQCEFLVRREAEYPLSMELFYQTTDIDLVLSHGLRRIGGALYLDGTLGSWSAALTEDYADRPGKRGRVFYTQEFLNDFVLHCCEQGLQIGFDAIGDVAIDAALTAIESASDKFDVRSMRHRIEHGDLLRTDQMRKAADLGVVFSVQPSYEAHWGYPGGMKERRLGHRYGQTLQLRKMLDSGILLCGGSDHPTTSLNPMAGVQAAVLHPVEANRIKLEEALELYTIKGAYALFLEEDRGSLTPGKRADVVILDRDIETCPMETLAQSKPVMTVKDGTILYDRGL, from the coding sequence ATGGCAGAAAGAACGATTATCAAGAATGCACATTGTATGACCATGGATCATGGAAGTAGGGCAGAGTGGATCAGTATCCGGGGAGACCGGATCGAGGCGATCGGAAACGGAGATGCGTATAAAGCCCTGGCGAGTGCGGAAGACACAGTCCTCGATGCCAGAGGTAATACCGTATTGCCCGGGTTTATCGACAACCATTTCCATTTGTTGACCGGGGCTTTGGCCAAGGAAGAAGTGGACCTGTCGTCTTGCAGAAGTGTTGAGGAAGTCTGCGAGACCATTCGGCAGTCTGCCGGTGACCGTGAGGCGATCATCGGGTATGGGCTGTCTGAAGACAGGATGGAGGAGCGACGATATCCAACCCGGGTGGAACTGGACAGGTGCTGTGACGATCATCCAGTGGTGATCTACTCTTTGGATTATCATACGCTGATCCTGAACACATACGCTATTCTTTACTACAAAGTCCCGTTTGCTCTTCCGGGTGTGGAACTGGATCACAAGGGTATGCCGACCGGCATCTTCCGCGAACGGGCTGGCGGGCAATTGGATTACTATATCTGTGAGCATTTCACAGATGGAGATTATCAAGAAGCAATCGAGAAGTTTCTTCCTGACGTGTTTGCTAGTGGTATCACGACAACGGCAGCCATGGAAGGCCGAAACTGTGGGAACGGAAACGGCAGGGAGTCTCAGTGCGAGTTTCTGGTTCGCCGTGAGGCTGAGTATCCTCTATCGATGGAACTTTTCTATCAAACAACCGATATTGATCTGGTTCTGAGCCATGGGCTCAGGAGAATCGGGGGCGCTCTCTATCTGGACGGCACACTCGGCAGCTGGAGCGCGGCGCTTACGGAGGATTATGCTGATCGTCCCGGGAAACGGGGAAGGGTATTCTATACACAGGAGTTCCTGAATGATTTTGTTCTGCACTGCTGTGAGCAAGGGCTTCAGATTGGTTTTGATGCGATCGGGGACGTGGCGATCGACGCTGCGCTGACGGCCATAGAATCTGCCTCGGATAAGTTTGATGTCAGGAGTATGCGACACCGCATCGAACACGGGGATCTTCTGAGGACAGATCAAATGCGAAAGGCAGCGGACCTAGGCGTAGTTTTCTCGGTGCAGCCATCTTACGAGGCTCACTGGGGTTATCCGGGCGGGATGAAGGAACGCAGATTGGGGCATCGGTATGGGCAGACCCTGCAGCTTCGGAAAATGCTAGACAGCGGGATCCTGCTCTGCGGAGGTTCGGATCATCCAACGACGTCGCTGAATCCGATGGCAGGTGTCCAGGCGGCTGTCCTGCACCCGGTGGAGGCGAACCGCATCAAACTCGAGGAAGCGCTGGAGTTATATACGATCAAGGGCGCATATGCTTTGTTTCTGGAAGAGGACCGCGGAAGTCTGACGCCGGGGAAACGTGCGGATGTGGTGATATTGGACCGGGACATTGAGACCTGCCCTATGGAGACTCTGGCGCAGAGCAAGCCTGTCATGACTGTGAAGGATGGAACGATACTGTATGATAGGGGGTTATGA
- a CDS encoding YhgE/Pip domain-containing protein — translation MRSIWNIVRQDFRGLTGSVVGIVILVGLIVVPCLFAWFNIFSNWAPFAESATGRVPVAVASEDEGVTMLGLKINVGDKFLDAIAGNNQIKWVQVSGEKEARKGVRAGDYYAAIVVPKGFSADVMSFSTGTLHHPRIHYIVNEKMNAIAPRITDSVRATMQEEIDAAFVETLGKFAAEGLAVADAAGFDPQKMFSDMGKEMETLSADLATTVVLVKGAAGLSDAAEELLKASDTLLDSTEDTLAESEGVLKSSEKKVPKSADTKPVTDAIQKEADLLTEDMDRLSADLKKARTDLNSYNQFVETDLARRKTLVDSMSSSVDKMERQLRDLNLTGLADRFARVADKLESASDSLGNLTKADEASWAATQKKIDDLLADLEETRGRVNKISGDMGRDLDGKLNRSLADARAAIAGVRKSLSGVYGDLGSLEEVLSGSEKSLRTLEDGLGQTVETLSSLQNGCLTLGRMFDRLANSGKLKDMNNLLVDDAEAIAKNLARPIRMETKIIYPVEHFGSVMASFYTTVALWIGALLATLLISSKVNRREEEEEPRLYQRFFGRFRLFMMIGICQALLVTVGELLYVGIDCVHPWLYVLAAAVISVVFCAIIYSIHYVLGKMGLALCVVIMVVQVAGGGGTFPVEVVPRPFQILYPFMPFHYAMDAMRECIAGMYGTYYIRCLGTLLLFAAGCFGMAFLLYRPLHKLMEKMESSMEESGIM, via the coding sequence ATGAGGAGCATATGGAACATCGTCAGGCAGGACTTCCGCGGACTTACAGGAAGCGTGGTAGGTATTGTGATCCTGGTGGGGCTTATCGTCGTGCCTTGTCTGTTTGCATGGTTCAACATCTTCTCCAACTGGGCGCCCTTTGCAGAGAGCGCAACGGGGCGTGTCCCGGTTGCCGTGGCCAGTGAGGATGAAGGCGTGACCATGTTGGGCCTTAAGATCAACGTGGGAGATAAATTCCTGGATGCCATCGCCGGAAATAATCAGATCAAGTGGGTGCAGGTGTCCGGCGAGAAGGAAGCCAGAAAGGGGGTTCGCGCCGGGGATTACTATGCGGCTATCGTAGTACCGAAAGGCTTCAGTGCGGATGTCATGAGTTTTTCCACCGGAACGCTGCATCACCCCAGGATCCACTATATTGTCAACGAGAAGATGAATGCCATCGCTCCGCGGATCACAGACAGCGTCCGCGCCACCATGCAGGAGGAGATCGACGCGGCGTTCGTGGAGACCCTTGGAAAATTTGCTGCGGAAGGACTGGCAGTGGCGGATGCGGCCGGGTTTGACCCACAGAAGATGTTCTCTGATATGGGGAAAGAGATGGAGACGCTCAGTGCGGATCTGGCGACCACGGTCGTTCTGGTGAAGGGAGCGGCCGGTCTGTCGGATGCCGCAGAGGAACTGCTGAAGGCCTCGGATACATTGCTGGACAGTACAGAGGACACGCTGGCAGAGAGCGAGGGGGTACTGAAGTCATCAGAGAAGAAAGTTCCGAAATCCGCAGACACAAAGCCAGTGACCGACGCCATACAGAAGGAGGCGGATCTTCTGACAGAGGATATGGACAGGCTGTCTGCTGATCTGAAAAAGGCACGTACCGATCTGAACAGTTACAATCAGTTTGTGGAGACGGATCTCGCCAGAAGGAAGACGCTGGTCGATAGCATGAGCTCCTCGGTGGACAAGATGGAGAGGCAGCTGAGAGACCTGAACCTTACGGGGCTGGCGGATCGGTTCGCCAGAGTGGCGGACAAACTTGAGTCTGCCTCAGACAGTTTGGGAAACCTGACAAAGGCCGATGAGGCCTCCTGGGCCGCCACACAGAAGAAGATCGACGATCTTCTGGCAGATCTCGAAGAGACCAGAGGCCGGGTGAACAAGATCTCCGGTGATATGGGGCGGGATCTGGATGGGAAACTGAATAGATCTCTGGCGGATGCCCGCGCCGCCATTGCCGGCGTGCGTAAGTCTTTGTCCGGAGTCTATGGAGATCTGGGCAGTCTGGAAGAGGTTTTGAGTGGATCGGAAAAATCGCTCAGGACGCTGGAAGACGGATTGGGGCAGACCGTAGAGACACTGTCCTCTCTGCAAAACGGATGTCTGACACTGGGCAGAATGTTCGACCGGCTGGCAAACAGCGGCAAGTTGAAGGATATGAACAATCTTCTGGTGGACGACGCTGAGGCGATCGCGAAGAACCTGGCCAGACCCATCCGGATGGAAACAAAGATCATCTATCCAGTGGAGCATTTCGGCTCAGTCATGGCATCTTTCTATACGACCGTGGCCCTGTGGATCGGAGCGCTGCTGGCGACACTGCTGATCAGCTCCAAGGTCAATCGGCGTGAGGAAGAGGAGGAACCGAGGTTGTATCAACGGTTCTTTGGAAGATTCAGGTTGTTCATGATGATCGGGATCTGCCAGGCGCTGCTGGTCACCGTGGGAGAGTTATTATACGTGGGGATCGACTGTGTCCATCCGTGGCTGTATGTTCTGGCGGCAGCGGTGATCAGCGTAGTGTTCTGCGCCATCATCTACTCTATACACTATGTGCTGGGGAAGATGGGGCTGGCGCTCTGCGTTGTGATCATGGTGGTCCAGGTGGCAGGGGGCGGAGGCACCTTCCCGGTAGAAGTGGTGCCCAGGCCCTTCCAGATTCTATATCCGTTCATGCCGTTTCACTATGCCATGGATGCCATGAGGGAGTGCATAGCTGGAATGTACGGCACATATTATATCCGTTGCCTGGGAACACTGCTTCTGTTCGCGGCCGGATGCTTTGGGATGGCATTTCTGCTGTACCGGCCGCTCCATAAGCTCATGGAGAAGATGGAGTCCAGCATGGAAGAAAGCGGGATCATGTGA
- a CDS encoding BTAD domain-containing putative transcriptional regulator — protein sequence MMLRISLLSKNVLTLDGTVIDEKVSDKAIALIAILVLREDQRMSRRALIDILWPESSDSAGKNNLRFNLWQLRKALGEEEGASLIGTDRDSCFINPAYEYTCDICEILQEDVEASSDLERLKYLLSLFQQEYLSDRYFHGCVELNEDMIMRRYSLDHCQRNIYKRYTDLCFAQKRYCECRDALLAYMRLDPYDEEKLAQLLRVLMRLDEKREAWNQYQMFHTRMVADLGEEPLPETRAILKGFRTPIEQQKALELPFRCIPHLEFYWVTSILQAMISREVAIDHFLKEEEQRDLSVMQYRMEGEAKEMPPMERVVDIFVTLIINLSKTGVTVSLINEVPEYMSESCRAVLMLLKERCGDRIRIR from the coding sequence ATGATGCTACGGATCTCATTGCTAAGTAAGAATGTGTTGACGCTTGATGGGACCGTCATCGATGAAAAAGTCAGCGACAAGGCCATCGCGTTGATTGCGATTCTAGTCCTGCGAGAAGATCAACGGATGTCCCGAAGGGCTCTGATCGATATTCTGTGGCCGGAGAGCAGCGACTCTGCCGGAAAGAACAATCTACGATTCAATCTGTGGCAGCTGCGGAAGGCATTGGGGGAGGAAGAGGGGGCTTCGCTGATCGGGACAGACAGGGATTCCTGTTTCATCAATCCAGCATATGAGTACACCTGCGATATCTGTGAGATCTTGCAGGAGGACGTAGAGGCGTCTTCTGATCTGGAGCGGCTGAAGTATCTGCTTTCGCTGTTTCAGCAGGAGTACCTTTCGGATCGGTATTTCCACGGATGTGTGGAGCTGAATGAAGATATGATCATGCGTCGGTACAGCCTCGATCACTGTCAGCGCAATATTTATAAGAGGTATACGGATCTGTGTTTTGCACAAAAACGGTACTGCGAATGCCGGGATGCCCTGTTAGCGTACATGAGACTGGATCCTTACGACGAGGAGAAGCTTGCGCAGCTTCTTCGGGTTTTGATGCGTCTGGATGAGAAGAGGGAAGCATGGAACCAGTATCAGATGTTTCATACTCGCATGGTGGCGGATTTAGGGGAAGAGCCTTTGCCGGAGACGAGAGCGATCCTGAAGGGATTTCGGACCCCGATAGAGCAGCAGAAGGCGCTGGAGCTGCCCTTTCGGTGTATCCCACATCTGGAATTCTACTGGGTTACCAGTATCCTCCAAGCAATGATCAGCCGGGAGGTGGCGATCGATCATTTCCTGAAGGAAGAGGAACAGAGGGACCTGTCGGTGATGCAGTACCGAATGGAAGGCGAAGCGAAGGAGATGCCGCCGATGGAACGAGTGGTGGATATCTTTGTCACGCTGATCATCAATCTCAGCAAGACTGGTGTTACGGTCAGCCTGATCAACGAAGTTCCAGAATACATGTCAGAAAGTTGCCGTGCGGTTCTGATGCTGTTGAAGGAACGCTGCGGAGACAGGATTCGGATACGATAA